One Pecten maximus chromosome 7, xPecMax1.1, whole genome shotgun sequence genomic window carries:
- the LOC117331322 gene encoding transmembrane protein 43-like, which yields MYRRNYPDDPGMHNMSNDRHTRTTFRGNPTFFERVGNSCAGILIGIVLLIVASGLLFFNEGRAVQTAQSLDEGLASVVPLDNANVVFDTNNGKLVHLTGKLSTERVLTDATYNIAVHAVHLRRTVEMYQWVEHQSKTEYNEGSHTRTETTYTYSQEWRTDLVRSEQFDNEFSHRNPTSMAVQSKTQTAHLVKVGQFQLSSGLVAKIANFKPVDQDLINKPEDPNIHVLDGLFIHSLKPMNPQVGDLRVKFEYAGLSGQSMMGDAETVSIVARQLGSELKSYSTVAGDNLEFLYPGAVSAKAIFSKEHAQNTVMTWALRFGGWLLMFVGFACLTNIITTLVDWVPIIRNLVAAGVMILNLSLSISLSLTVIAIGWIRYRPLLGIGILALAATPFIMSRFRRQHHGTARYP from the exons ATGTACAGGCGTAAC TATCCAGATGACCCTGGAATGCACAACATGTCAAATGATCGACACACTCGCACCACCTTCAGAGGGAACCCGACGTTTTTTGAAAGAGTTGGAAACAGCTGTGCTGGAATTCTTATAGGAATTGTTTTGCTAATTGTTGCTTCCGGTCTTCTGTTTTTCAATGAG GGGCGAGCAGTTCAGACCGCTCAATCACTTGATGAAGGTTTAGCCAGTGTGGTTCCCTTAGATAATGCTAATGTTGTGTTTGACACCAACAATGGTAAACTTGTTCACCTTACTGGAAAACTAAGCACTGAGAGG GTGCTGACAGATGCGACCTACAACATAGCAGTGCACGCTGTTCACCTGAGGAGAACTGTAGAGATGTACCAATGGGTGGAACATCAAAGTAAAAC GGAGTACAATGAAGGCAGTCATACCAGAACTGAAACCACCTACACCTACT CCCAGGAATGGAGGACTGATCTTGTGAGAAGTGAACAGTTTGATAATGAATTCAGTCATCGAAATCCGAC TTCCATGGCTGTGCAGTCAAAGACACAGACAGCTCACCTGGTGAAGGTTGGACAGTTCCAGTTATCTTCAG GTTTAGTCGCAAAAATTGCCAACTTCAAGCCTGTTGATCAGGACCTTATTAACAAACCAGAAGATCCAAACATCCATGTGTTAGATGGACTTTTTATACACAGCCTAAAGCCAATGAATCCTCAG GTGGGCGACCTCAGGGTAAAGTTTGAGTATGCTGGTCTCAGTGGGCAGTCCATGATGGGAGATGCAGAAACT GTGAGTATAGTAGCACGACAGCTGGGTAGTGAGCTGAAGAGTTACAGTACCGTTGCCGGGGACAACCTAGAGTTCCTGTACCCTGGGGCTGTATCTGCCAAG GCAATATTTTCCAAAGAACATGCCCAGAACACTGTGATGACTTGGGCCCTCAGATTCGGAGGTTGGCTTCTTATGTTTGTTGGCTTTGCATGTCTAACAAACATAATTACTACTTTAG TTGATTGGGTGCCAATCATCAGAAATCTTGTTGCTGCTGGTGTCATGATTCTGAACCTATCGCTGTCCATCAGTTTGTCTCTCACTGTCATTGCCATTGGCTGGATTAGATACCGCCCTCTTCTGGGTATCGGTATATTGGCATTGGCAGCCACACCTTTCATCATGTCAAGATTCCGACGACAGCATCATGGAACAGCCAGGTATCCATAG